In the genome of Enterococcus hirae ATCC 9790, one region contains:
- a CDS encoding L-cystine transporter codes for MTTLITVLVVLVFAVLLYVFYRMQKRHAKFSTRVYTALAIGIVFGGLLQLIFGVDNQVISQSMEWINIVGEGYVGFLQMLIMPLVFVSIVGAFTKMKVSEKLGKISATVLTSLLATTAIAALIGIGTTILFGLQGAKFTEGAAETARISELATRQESIQGLTIPQQILSFIPKNVFADLAGTRATSTIGVVIFAAFVGIAYLGVKRKAPKEAEFFANLIDSLYKIVMRIVTLVLRLTPYGVFALMTNVMATSDFVAIINLGKFVLASYVALLAVLIVHSLILLSVKVNPFDYFKKAFPVLSFAFTSRSSAGALPLNIETQTKALGVDEATANFSASFGLSIGQNGCAGVYPAMLATIVAPAAEIDVFSIGFILMLVAIVTISSFGVAGVGGGATFASLIVLGAMNLPVAIVGLVISVEPLIDMARTATNVSGSMVAGIVTSARIKDLDREAIKDDSKVIDVNA; via the coding sequence ATGACAACACTCATCACAGTTTTAGTGGTTCTAGTTTTTGCGGTATTATTATATGTTTTTTATCGCATGCAAAAGCGCCATGCAAAATTTTCAACAAGGGTTTATACAGCTCTAGCTATCGGAATCGTATTTGGTGGCTTATTACAATTGATTTTTGGAGTAGATAACCAAGTCATCAGTCAATCAATGGAATGGATCAATATCGTAGGTGAAGGCTATGTCGGCTTCTTACAAATGCTGATTATGCCATTAGTATTCGTCTCGATCGTTGGCGCATTTACAAAAATGAAAGTTTCTGAAAAATTAGGTAAAATCAGTGCAACAGTATTAACCTCACTGCTTGCAACAACAGCAATTGCTGCATTGATTGGAATCGGTACAACCATATTATTTGGTCTTCAAGGAGCGAAGTTTACCGAGGGCGCAGCAGAAACAGCTCGAATCTCGGAATTAGCCACTCGCCAAGAGAGTATCCAAGGATTAACGATTCCGCAACAAATATTATCATTCATCCCTAAAAATGTCTTTGCTGATCTAGCTGGTACACGTGCAACAAGTACGATCGGTGTTGTGATTTTTGCTGCATTTGTCGGGATTGCTTATCTAGGAGTCAAAAGAAAAGCACCGAAAGAAGCAGAATTTTTTGCCAATTTGATTGATAGTTTATATAAAATCGTTATGCGTATCGTTACCTTAGTTTTACGTTTGACTCCATATGGCGTCTTTGCGTTGATGACGAATGTGATGGCTACTAGTGATTTTGTTGCCATTATCAATTTAGGAAAATTCGTACTTGCTTCATATGTTGCTTTACTAGCAGTCTTGATTGTTCATTCATTGATCTTGCTTTCAGTGAAAGTCAATCCGTTTGACTACTTTAAAAAAGCTTTTCCAGTATTGAGCTTTGCTTTTACTTCACGTTCAAGTGCAGGGGCATTGCCATTGAATATCGAAACACAGACCAAAGCGTTAGGTGTGGATGAAGCAACAGCGAATTTTTCAGCCAGTTTTGGTTTATCAATTGGGCAAAACGGCTGTGCAGGTGTGTATCCAGCGATGCTAGCCACGATCGTTGCTCCAGCTGCTGAAATTGATGTTTTTAGTATTGGCTTTATCTTGATGTTAGTTGCAATCGTCACGATCAGCTCATTTGGTGTAGCCGGTGTTGGTGGTGGCGCAACGTTTGCTTCATTGATCGTCTTAGGGGCGATGAATTTGCCAGTTGCCATCGTTGGCTTAGTTATCTCAGTAGAACCATTGATTGATATGGCTCGAACAGCAACGAACGTCAGTGGCAGTATGGTTGCCGGGATTGTCACAAGTGCTAGAATTAAGGACTTGGATCGTGAAGCAATCAAAGATGATTCAAAAGTCATTGATGTCAATGCTTAG
- a CDS encoding DUF1149 family protein, producing the protein MEIKRQKEVVEAFHYDFKRPDQEVETDLKVGFSPLKETIENYPKEHSIVGARLEFRLVFDTYVLSGSVSQINHILNRKIEGQNDVTQEEVDELVAPLFDIVKRMAYEITEIALDQPGVKLNFQSEKEENEA; encoded by the coding sequence ATGGAAATCAAAAGACAAAAAGAAGTAGTAGAGGCATTTCACTATGATTTTAAAAGGCCTGATCAAGAAGTTGAAACAGATTTAAAAGTAGGATTTTCTCCTCTGAAAGAGACGATTGAGAACTATCCGAAAGAACACAGTATCGTAGGGGCACGTTTAGAATTTCGCTTAGTCTTTGATACATATGTTTTATCAGGAAGCGTGAGTCAAATTAACCATATCCTTAATCGAAAGATTGAAGGACAAAATGATGTCACACAAGAAGAAGTGGATGAGCTAGTTGCGCCATTATTTGACATCGTCAAACGAATGGCCTATGAAATAACTGAGATTGCATTGGATCAACCAGGCGTGAAACTAAATTTTCAATCTGAAAAAGAAGAAAACGAAGCATAA
- a CDS encoding DUF1538 domain-containing protein, which yields MLKNLKEVVIAILPMTLLIVILTFIFAPLDSDEMISFLFGAGIMMIGMTLFLFGADYSMMEVGRLVGKYMIKKKSLTILIALGFMIGIVITIAEPSVQVLGQQVNQISEGKIGRVLLIGIVSVGTGVFLAFALLRVVFKLSYYQLMAIGYVGVLVASFFTSNEFMPIAFDSGGVTTGPITVPFILALAGGLTSMIRQETSANDSFGMVGIASLGPILAVMILGVIFQ from the coding sequence ATGCTAAAAAATTTAAAAGAAGTTGTTATCGCCATTTTACCAATGACGCTTTTAATTGTTATTTTAACTTTTATTTTCGCACCGCTTGACTCAGATGAAATGATTTCTTTTTTGTTTGGGGCAGGGATTATGATGATTGGCATGACACTATTTTTATTTGGCGCCGATTATTCGATGATGGAAGTCGGGCGATTAGTGGGAAAATATATGATCAAAAAGAAAAGTCTCACAATCCTCATTGCTTTAGGATTTATGATTGGAATTGTAATCACGATCGCAGAACCTTCCGTTCAAGTGTTGGGACAACAAGTCAATCAGATTTCTGAAGGAAAGATTGGCCGAGTTTTGTTAATTGGAATTGTAAGCGTTGGCACAGGTGTCTTTTTAGCGTTTGCTCTGTTACGGGTTGTCTTCAAATTATCTTATTATCAATTGATGGCGATTGGTTATGTTGGTGTATTAGTCGCTTCATTTTTTACAAGTAATGAATTTATGCCGATTGCTTTTGATTCTGGAGGCGTTACGACTGGACCGATTACTGTTCCTTTTATTCTAGCATTAGCTGGCGGACTGACTAGTATGATTCGTCAAGAAACGAGTGCCAATGATAGCTTTGGGATGGTTGGGATTGCATCTTTAGGTCCAATTCTGGCAGTAATGATTTTAGGGGTGATTTTTCAATGA
- a CDS encoding DUF1538 domain-containing protein, whose translation MKIVQELFSGIEIISYEVLIAISPIILLFLVMNFLSFQMSKERFWAIIKGFLITTVGLILFLHGVDLAYVPVGQHLGSVFASLEHNQLLIPLGFLMGFLVGFAEPAIHVMVKQVEELSEGRIKAKIMLAVISIGIGLAVGLSMWRLLVGFSLYYFLIPGYGLAFILGRKVDKIFLAMAFDNGGVATGPMCSTFILSMCVAIATQIEGRDPIIDGFGVVAMIALTPILSTLVLGYIYKRKDEKDKQAKHKLQQLEGKK comes from the coding sequence ATGAAGATAGTCCAAGAATTATTCTCGGGGATAGAAATCATTTCCTATGAGGTGTTAATCGCCATATCGCCGATCATACTATTATTCTTAGTCATGAACTTCCTGAGCTTTCAGATGAGTAAAGAACGTTTCTGGGCTATTATCAAGGGCTTTTTGATCACTACTGTCGGATTGATCTTATTCCTGCATGGTGTCGATCTGGCTTACGTTCCTGTTGGACAACATCTAGGTAGTGTATTTGCTAGTTTAGAACATAATCAGCTTTTGATACCTTTAGGGTTCTTGATGGGGTTTTTAGTTGGTTTCGCAGAACCAGCGATCCATGTCATGGTTAAACAAGTGGAAGAATTGAGTGAGGGAAGAATCAAAGCAAAAATCATGTTAGCAGTCATCTCTATTGGGATTGGCTTAGCAGTTGGGTTATCTATGTGGCGTTTATTAGTTGGTTTTTCTCTCTACTATTTTTTGATTCCAGGATATGGCTTAGCTTTCATTTTAGGACGCAAGGTTGATAAAATTTTTCTTGCTATGGCATTTGATAACGGAGGGGTAGCGACTGGTCCCATGTGTTCCACGTTCATTTTATCGATGTGTGTGGCAATCGCCACGCAAATTGAAGGAAGAGATCCGATTATTGATGGATTTGGAGTAGTGGCTATGATTGCATTGACGCCCATATTATCGACATTGGTTCTAGGCTATATCTACAAAAGGAAAGATGAAAAAGATAAACAAGCCAAACACAAATTACAACAGTTGGAGGGAAAAAAATGA
- a CDS encoding VOC family protein: protein MFTNEMKIMLYVDDVKKNVDFWTAVGFKELDRQEMDGTLVVEIAQSEKATTSLVLYDREFIEQHSPEVAGSSPSLMFYSDDIFDLYKKMQAQGTVLGELVQLGEEYVFNFADPDGNYFAVTGK from the coding sequence ATGTTTACCAATGAAATGAAAATCATGTTATATGTTGATGATGTGAAAAAAAACGTTGATTTTTGGACTGCCGTTGGATTCAAAGAATTAGATCGTCAAGAAATGGATGGCACACTGGTTGTAGAAATCGCCCAATCAGAGAAGGCGACTACTTCACTTGTCTTATACGATCGGGAATTCATTGAACAACATTCCCCAGAAGTTGCTGGAAGTTCCCCATCCTTGATGTTTTATAGCGATGATATTTTTGATTTATATAAGAAAATGCAAGCACAAGGTACGGTATTAGGCGAATTAGTCCAGTTAGGTGAAGAATACGTATTTAATTTTGCCGATCCTGATGGTAATTATTTTGCAGTAACAGGGAAATAA
- a CDS encoding HAD-IA family hydrolase: protein MKNYVWDFDGTLFDTYPAMVDGALQAMAALGILADQETIYPIMKKFSTRQLIKEYQLPEEQFTPLFHRYEAASQKISKPFAGTQEVLRLLKSQGAKHFILTHRLSTSTWGLLEQFDLADLIEEVIGIDRNFPRKPAPDSLNDLIQRHQLKKSETIMIGDRRLDIEAGKNAGVLTCLYDIDHFLQDIPADYVVDDLLKILDIKEKAIK, encoded by the coding sequence ATAAAAAATTATGTTTGGGATTTTGATGGAACATTATTTGATACTTATCCAGCCATGGTCGATGGAGCGCTTCAAGCAATGGCTGCGTTAGGTATCTTAGCGGATCAAGAAACGATTTATCCGATTATGAAGAAATTTTCCACCCGTCAACTAATCAAAGAATACCAATTACCAGAAGAACAATTTACACCTTTGTTTCATCGTTATGAAGCAGCGAGTCAGAAAATTTCCAAGCCTTTTGCAGGCACCCAAGAAGTGTTGCGATTATTGAAAAGCCAAGGTGCAAAGCATTTTATTTTGACCCATCGACTCTCAACCTCAACATGGGGATTACTTGAGCAGTTTGATCTAGCTGATTTGATTGAAGAAGTCATCGGGATTGATCGGAATTTTCCTCGTAAGCCAGCGCCCGACTCATTAAATGATTTGATCCAAAGACATCAATTGAAAAAGTCGGAAACGATCATGATTGGTGATCGTCGTTTAGATATAGAAGCTGGTAAGAACGCAGGAGTCTTGACTTGTTTGTATGATATTGATCATTTTTTACAAGATATTCCTGCCGATTATGTTGTAGATGATCTCTTAAAAATCCTTGATATCAAGGAGAAAGCAATAAAATAG
- a CDS encoding YdcF family protein: MTNQGEQLKDWNCLLSFLADASDQRTNDSAPIVILAGNGLPILADKAAELYLQGQVQQIFLVGGIGHATKVLRQNFAKQGVLFEDGLSESEMCFRYLTEKYHIPTERFILETTSTNSGENAQHALTILQKKGALPERIFLMNDPTLQRRTRATFEKVWKGTGVEWCNYVPFVPQLIELAEELHFSQPELNDQWSKDYFYALVLGEMVRLKDDEQGYGPNGKNYMNHVDIPQKVWSAYQRIRSSVSGTFLRS, from the coding sequence ATGACGAATCAAGGGGAACAATTGAAAGATTGGAATTGTTTGCTATCCTTTTTGGCTGATGCAAGTGATCAAAGAACAAATGATTCGGCACCAATAGTGATTCTAGCAGGTAATGGCTTACCGATTCTTGCTGATAAGGCAGCTGAACTGTATTTGCAAGGACAAGTGCAGCAAATTTTTCTAGTCGGAGGAATCGGACATGCTACTAAGGTGCTTCGCCAAAATTTTGCAAAGCAAGGGGTTTTATTTGAGGATGGACTCAGTGAAAGTGAGATGTGTTTTCGTTACTTAACAGAAAAATACCACATTCCAACTGAAAGATTCATTTTAGAAACAACCTCGACGAACTCTGGGGAAAATGCACAACATGCCTTGACGATCCTTCAAAAAAAGGGCGCTTTACCTGAACGGATTTTTCTTATGAATGATCCAACATTACAGCGACGTACCAGAGCAACTTTTGAGAAGGTCTGGAAAGGCACAGGAGTAGAATGGTGTAACTATGTCCCATTTGTTCCCCAATTAATTGAACTAGCGGAAGAGTTACATTTTTCTCAGCCAGAGTTGAACGATCAATGGTCGAAAGATTATTTCTATGCGTTAGTTTTAGGAGAAATGGTTCGTTTGAAGGATGATGAACAGGGCTATGGACCAAATGGGAAAAATTATATGAATCATGTGGACATCCCACAAAAAGTTTGGTCAGCCTATCAACGGATCCGTTCTTCTGTTTCAGGAACTTTCTTGCGTTCATGA
- a CDS encoding metallophosphoesterase family protein: protein MKKWVYAIGDVHGKYDLFKKLVNEFDPLNHQLVLMGDLNDRGPNTKECFLLGMQLVKENNAIYLRGNHEEYFLQFLQSPEGWYEPYLRNGGKETFDSLLHPGSTEEYSPTEIALMIRSRYGELIDFLCERPLYYEWHNYLFVHAGVDLTKKDWHDTNPHDFIWIREPFHEGKNNTGKTIVFGHTITPMLHGDMETTDLWIHDKKIGIDGGAVFGGSMHGVVFDETGIVQDIEYQNTEGPWQGN from the coding sequence ATGAAAAAGTGGGTGTATGCGATTGGCGATGTTCATGGAAAATACGATCTCTTTAAAAAATTGGTCAACGAATTTGATCCATTAAATCATCAATTAGTATTGATGGGGGATTTGAATGATAGAGGCCCTAATACGAAAGAGTGTTTTTTACTAGGTATGCAGCTAGTCAAAGAAAATAACGCGATTTATCTTCGAGGAAACCACGAAGAGTACTTTTTGCAGTTCCTCCAAAGTCCTGAAGGCTGGTATGAGCCCTATTTACGGAATGGTGGCAAAGAAACATTTGACAGTCTTTTACACCCTGGGTCAACTGAAGAGTATTCGCCCACAGAGATTGCGTTGATGATTCGCTCACGATATGGCGAACTGATTGATTTTTTATGTGAGCGGCCGCTTTATTATGAATGGCATAATTATCTCTTTGTCCATGCAGGGGTTGACTTAACTAAAAAAGATTGGCATGATACAAACCCTCATGATTTCATCTGGATTCGCGAACCTTTCCATGAAGGTAAAAATAATACAGGAAAAACAATCGTTTTTGGTCATACCATTACCCCTATGCTACACGGAGATATGGAAACGACAGATTTATGGATTCACGATAAGAAAATCGGAATTGACGGTGGAGCAGTCTTTGGTGGATCGATGCATGGTGTGGTTTTTGATGAAACTGGTATCGTTCAAGACATTGAGTATCAAAACACTGAAGGACCGTGGCAAGGAAATTAA
- a CDS encoding P-II family nitrogen regulator, whose product MKDPVALNLNMIVTIVDGGMGYEVIKFSKTAGAAGGTILHGRGSGIHDSSNFLGLEISPEKDIVLTLVPDSLTNQVMETIGQGINIGVPGNGICFSIDVDKVIGITKIHQYREVIEMKELMEKEE is encoded by the coding sequence ATGAAAGATCCTGTAGCGTTGAATCTGAATATGATCGTCACGATTGTTGATGGGGGAATGGGGTACGAAGTGATTAAGTTTTCAAAAACCGCCGGAGCAGCTGGAGGTACGATACTCCATGGGCGTGGATCAGGGATTCATGATTCTAGTAATTTTTTAGGTCTGGAAATCTCCCCTGAAAAAGATATTGTGTTAACCCTCGTACCCGATAGTTTAACCAATCAAGTCATGGAGACGATTGGTCAGGGAATCAACATTGGTGTGCCAGGAAATGGTATCTGTTTTAGTATTGATGTCGATAAAGTCATTGGGATCACTAAAATCCACCAATATCGGGAAGTGATCGAGATGAAAGAATTGATGGAAAAAGAGGAGTGA
- a CDS encoding 2,3-bisphosphoglycerate-dependent phosphoglycerate mutase, whose amino-acid sequence MKLVLLRHGESEANFQNYWTGWLDVALTEKGMQQATEAGRKMNEQGLVFDIVYTSVLKRAIKTSQLALEEMNQLYLPVQKTWRLNERHYGALVGKNKTEMKKEYGEEQVKKWRRGYREVPPLVSENHFDRRYDSLDPRLLSHGESLEMTVERVVPLWQDELAPHLLGGKNVLVVGHGNSLRALTKYLEDVPENQLDTIDIPNAQPIQYTLNKELEILGKELL is encoded by the coding sequence ATGAAGTTAGTCTTATTACGACATGGTGAAAGTGAAGCCAATTTTCAAAATTATTGGACTGGCTGGTTAGATGTTGCGCTAACTGAAAAGGGGATGCAACAAGCAACGGAAGCTGGACGAAAAATGAATGAGCAAGGATTGGTTTTTGATATCGTTTATACATCTGTACTAAAAAGAGCAATCAAAACGTCACAGTTAGCTTTAGAAGAAATGAATCAATTGTATCTTCCCGTCCAAAAAACTTGGCGGTTAAATGAACGACATTATGGGGCATTAGTTGGTAAAAATAAAACGGAGATGAAAAAAGAATATGGCGAAGAACAAGTCAAAAAATGGCGTCGTGGCTATCGAGAAGTTCCGCCACTCGTATCAGAAAACCATTTTGATCGACGCTATGATTCTTTAGATCCACGTTTGCTCTCCCATGGTGAAAGCTTAGAGATGACAGTTGAGCGCGTGGTTCCTTTATGGCAAGATGAACTTGCACCACACTTATTAGGTGGTAAAAATGTCTTAGTGGTTGGACATGGGAATAGCTTACGTGCGTTAACGAAATACTTAGAAGATGTACCAGAAAATCAGTTGGATACGATTGATATCCCGAATGCGCAACCGATTCAATACACTTTAAATAAAGAGTTAGAAATCCTCGGAAAAGAATTGTTATAA
- a CDS encoding Tex family protein yields the protein MAENLNQTIVQLVQKELTMYHSKQLTTVLNLLNEGNTVPFIARYRKEMTGSLDEVQIREIEERYAYLENLEKRKQEVIRLIDEQGKLTPELKKDITLAVKMQQVEDLYRPYKQKRRTKATIAKEKGLEPFAQWLRQLPNEDVYAEAKKYLNDEKEVHTVEEVLQGAHEIIAEEVSDNATYRTWVRSYTYNKGSYVSVVKKKELDEKAVYEMYYDYAEPIHKIVSHRILATNRGEKEGILKVGLQVEEEPILSYLERQLINNPASPATMFVRNAYQDSYKRFIQPAIEREVRNELTEKADEQAIAIFGENLRNLLLQPPLKGKVVLGFDPAYRTGCKLAVVDATGKVLAIEVIYPHKPASQAKREAAGPAFVQLINQYQVDMVAIGNGTASRESEQFVAEQLKSADHKAYYAIVNEAGASVYSASDIARKEFPDLQVEERSAVSIARRLQDPLAELVKIDPKAVGVGQYQHDVSQKRLAEQLDFVVETVVNQVGVDVNTASPQLLQHISGLNKTTAQNIVTYREENGAFETRAQLKKVPRLGPKAYEQAIGFIRVPGGKNILDNTGIHPESYPIAKEILKSNGLSEKALGKKEAIETLSQLSSTHLSKTLSVGEETLADILEGLTRPGRDMRDEMPAPLLRSDVLSMEDLKPGMELKGTVRNVIDFGAFVDIGVKQDGLVHLSKLSKKFVKHPTDVVSVGDVVTVWIEAVDVNKGRISLTMLSPYEAK from the coding sequence ATGGCAGAGAATTTAAATCAAACAATTGTCCAGTTAGTTCAAAAAGAACTAACGATGTATCATTCAAAACAACTTACCACCGTATTGAATTTATTGAACGAAGGAAATACTGTCCCATTTATTGCACGTTACCGAAAAGAAATGACCGGTAGCTTAGATGAGGTACAAATTCGAGAAATTGAAGAGCGCTATGCTTATTTAGAAAACTTAGAGAAACGAAAACAAGAAGTGATTCGTTTAATCGATGAACAAGGTAAGCTAACGCCAGAATTGAAAAAAGACATTACTTTAGCAGTTAAAATGCAACAAGTAGAAGACTTGTATCGTCCTTATAAACAAAAACGCAGAACGAAAGCGACGATCGCAAAAGAAAAAGGATTAGAGCCTTTTGCCCAGTGGCTTCGTCAATTGCCCAATGAAGATGTCTATGCAGAAGCAAAAAAATACCTCAATGATGAAAAAGAAGTTCATACGGTCGAGGAAGTATTGCAAGGCGCTCACGAAATCATTGCTGAAGAAGTCAGTGATAATGCAACTTACAGAACGTGGGTACGCTCCTATACCTACAATAAAGGTTCTTATGTCAGTGTCGTTAAAAAGAAGGAGTTAGATGAAAAAGCGGTATATGAAATGTATTATGATTATGCCGAACCCATTCATAAAATCGTCTCTCATCGCATTTTAGCGACGAATCGTGGTGAAAAAGAAGGTATTTTGAAAGTCGGACTCCAAGTGGAAGAGGAACCTATTTTGTCTTATTTGGAGCGGCAATTGATCAATAACCCAGCTTCTCCCGCAACTATGTTTGTTAGGAATGCTTATCAAGATAGTTACAAACGGTTTATTCAACCTGCGATTGAGCGGGAAGTGCGCAATGAATTAACTGAAAAAGCTGATGAGCAAGCAATTGCGATCTTTGGAGAAAACCTCCGTAATCTCTTGTTACAACCTCCTTTAAAAGGAAAAGTCGTTTTAGGATTCGATCCAGCCTATCGTACAGGATGTAAGTTAGCTGTAGTAGATGCGACAGGTAAAGTTTTGGCAATTGAAGTCATCTATCCGCATAAACCTGCTTCTCAAGCGAAACGTGAAGCTGCAGGACCTGCTTTTGTTCAATTGATCAACCAATACCAAGTAGATATGGTCGCAATAGGGAATGGTACTGCTAGCCGTGAATCAGAACAATTTGTTGCTGAACAATTAAAATCAGCTGATCATAAAGCGTACTATGCGATCGTGAATGAGGCGGGAGCTTCTGTTTATTCTGCAAGTGATATTGCCCGCAAAGAATTTCCTGACCTCCAAGTGGAAGAGCGAAGTGCAGTGTCGATCGCTCGACGTTTGCAAGATCCATTAGCTGAATTAGTGAAGATTGACCCTAAAGCTGTAGGAGTTGGACAATACCAACATGATGTTTCTCAAAAACGTTTAGCGGAACAATTAGATTTTGTAGTAGAAACTGTGGTCAATCAAGTGGGTGTGGATGTTAATACTGCAAGCCCTCAATTATTGCAACACATCTCTGGTTTGAATAAAACAACTGCTCAAAATATTGTGACTTATCGAGAAGAAAATGGTGCGTTTGAGACGCGAGCGCAATTGAAAAAAGTTCCTCGCTTAGGACCAAAGGCTTATGAGCAAGCGATCGGGTTTATCCGTGTACCAGGTGGGAAAAACATTCTTGATAATACAGGCATTCACCCAGAAAGCTATCCAATAGCAAAAGAAATTCTAAAAAGCAACGGGTTATCAGAGAAAGCATTAGGTAAAAAAGAAGCAATCGAAACCCTATCTCAACTTTCTTCCACTCATTTATCCAAAACATTATCTGTAGGAGAAGAAACGTTAGCTGATATTCTTGAAGGGTTAACCCGACCTGGTAGAGATATGCGGGATGAAATGCCAGCCCCACTCTTGCGTTCAGATGTTTTAAGTATGGAAGATTTGAAACCAGGGATGGAGTTGAAAGGGACTGTACGGAATGTAATCGACTTTGGTGCGTTTGTTGATATCGGTGTAAAGCAAGACGGATTAGTTCATCTTTCTAAATTAAGTAAAAAATTTGTTAAACATCCTACTGATGTCGTTTCTGTAGGCGATGTTGTAACAGTTTGGATTGAAGCTGTTGATGTCAATAAAGGAAGAATCAGTTTAACGATGCTTTCCCCTTATGAGGCGAAATAA
- a CDS encoding rhodanese-related sulfurtransferase, translating into MDYQVLLYYNYTTIEDPEQFAKEHLAFCKSLNLKGRILVAKEGINGTLSGTIEETEKYMAMMHQDERFADTFFKIDPSEGHAFKKMFVRARPELVSLKLEDDIDPHELTGDYLSPKEFKEAILDEDTVVIDARNDYEYDLGHFRGAVRPDIRSFRELPKWIRDHKEEFMEKRVVTYCTGGIRCEKFSGWLVREGFKDVGQLHGGIATYGKDPEVQGELWDGKMYVFDERIAVDINQVDKRIVGKDWFDGTPCERYINCGNPECNRQMLTSVENEEKHLGSCSIECAKHPQNRYIKEHQLSEKEVEEKLAAFFN; encoded by the coding sequence ATGGATTACCAAGTATTACTTTATTACAACTACACAACCATTGAAGACCCAGAGCAATTTGCGAAGGAACATTTAGCCTTTTGTAAATCGTTGAATTTAAAAGGAAGAATCTTAGTTGCCAAAGAGGGTATCAACGGCACATTGTCTGGAACGATCGAAGAAACTGAAAAATATATGGCGATGATGCATCAAGACGAGCGTTTTGCTGATACATTTTTTAAAATTGATCCAAGTGAAGGCCACGCATTTAAGAAAATGTTTGTTCGTGCACGACCAGAACTTGTTTCTTTGAAATTAGAAGACGATATCGATCCTCACGAATTGACAGGAGATTATCTCTCACCAAAAGAATTCAAAGAGGCAATTTTAGATGAAGATACTGTTGTCATTGATGCCAGAAATGATTACGAGTATGATCTAGGACATTTTCGTGGGGCTGTTCGTCCTGATATTAGAAGCTTTAGGGAACTCCCTAAATGGATCCGTGATCATAAAGAAGAATTTATGGAAAAACGAGTGGTTACTTATTGTACTGGTGGGATTCGTTGCGAAAAATTTTCTGGTTGGTTAGTCCGTGAAGGCTTCAAAGATGTTGGTCAACTACACGGCGGGATCGCAACTTATGGAAAAGACCCTGAAGTTCAAGGAGAATTGTGGGATGGTAAGATGTATGTGTTTGATGAACGTATTGCAGTTGATATCAATCAAGTGGATAAACGAATCGTAGGCAAAGATTGGTTCGACGGTACGCCTTGCGAACGCTACATCAATTGTGGCAATCCTGAATGCAATCGTCAGATGTTGACTTCTGTTGAAAATGAAGAAAAACATTTAGGTTCTTGTTCGATCGAATGCGCAAAACATCCACAAAACCGCTACATCAAAGAGCATCAACTGTCTGAAAAAGAAGTAGAAGAAAAATTAGCTGCTTTTTTTAACTAG